The following are encoded in a window of Castanea sativa cultivar Marrone di Chiusa Pesio chromosome 9, ASM4071231v1 genomic DNA:
- the LOC142609935 gene encoding thaumatin-like protein 1 produces the protein MMKTLVLCGLTLAFFFLSGTHAASITFTNNCPYTVWPGTLTADQKPQLSTTGFELASTASLAIDVQAPWTGRFWARTLCSTDSSGGFSCATADCGSGQVSCNGNGAVPPASLVEINIADNGGMDYYDVSNVDGFNLPISLAPQGGTGECKASSCPANVNAACPAELQIKGSDGSVIACKSACTAFNQPQYCCTGAYSTAETCPPTDYSQFFENQCPLAYSYAYDDKNSLFTCSGAPNYVITFCP, from the exons ATGATGAAAACTCTGGTACTCTGCGGCCTTACCTTGGCCTTCTTTTTTCTATCTG GTACTCACGCTGCTAGTATAACTTTCACAAACAACTGTCCATACACCGTCTGGCCAGGAACCTTAACTGCTGATCAAAAACCTCAATTATCAACTACTGGGTTTGAGTTAGCATCTACTGCATCCTTGGCAATAGATGTCCAAGCTCCATGGACAGGCCGGTTTTGGGCCCGAACCCTATGCTCCACAGACAGCTCGGGAGGGTTCAGTTGCGCTACTGCAGATTGCGGATCTGGTCAGGTTTCATGCAATGGTAACGGTGCAGTTCCGCCAGCTTCTTTGGTAGAAATCAACATAGCTGATAATGGTGGAATGGACTATTACGATGTTAGCAATGTAGATGGGTTCAACTTGCCTATTTCATTAGCCCCACAAGGCGGAACTGGCGAATGCAAGGCCTCAAGCTGTCCAGCCAATGTGAACGCAGCTTGCCCAGCAGAGCTGCAAATTAAAGGGTCTGATGGGAGCGTTATTGCTTGCAAGAGTGCTTGTACTGCTTTCAATCAGCCACAGTATTGCTGCACTGGTGCATATAGCACTGCAGAAACTTGTCCACCTACAGACTATTCTCAGTTCTTTGAGAACCAATGTCCTCTAGCTTATAGCTATGCTTATGATGATAAGAATAGCTTATTTACTTGCTCTGGTGCACCCAACTATGTTATCACTTTTTGTCCATGA